From Aerosticca soli, a single genomic window includes:
- a CDS encoding MarR family winged helix-turn-helix transcriptional regulator translates to MSAARKPAPAGSDHAPLELEHFLPYRLSVLSNTISQSIADEYQREFDLSMTEWRVMAVLARFEGLSAREVAERTAMDKVAVSRALARLVAAGRVRRTTHAGDKRRSVLALTAAGWKIHDKVAPMARARERAVLARLDEEERRWLARILDKLCQDLC, encoded by the coding sequence ATGAGCGCAGCACGCAAACCGGCACCGGCCGGATCCGATCACGCCCCGCTCGAACTCGAGCATTTCCTGCCCTACCGGCTGTCGGTGCTGTCCAACACCATCAGCCAGTCGATCGCCGACGAGTACCAGCGCGAGTTCGACCTGTCGATGACCGAATGGCGGGTGATGGCGGTGCTGGCGCGCTTCGAGGGCCTGTCCGCCCGCGAGGTGGCCGAACGCACGGCGATGGACAAGGTGGCGGTGAGCCGGGCGCTGGCGCGCCTGGTCGCCGCCGGACGCGTGCGCCGCACCACCCATGCCGGCGACAAGCGCCGCTCGGTGCTCGCCCTCACCGCGGCGGGCTGGAAGATCCACGACAAGGTCGCCCCGATGGCGCGTGCCCGCGAACGCGCCGTGCTGGCCCGGCTTGACGAGGAGGAACGGCGCTGGCTCGCCCGCATCCTGGACAAGCTCTGCCAGGACCTCTGCTGA
- a CDS encoding DUF5362 domain-containing protein, protein MTDAFSALGQAAPGQSVRDLAQPLASGKGWMKFVGIIFIIQGALTAITIVGILVAWLPIWIGVLLLQSSSAIERAQLQGDAAALKESLAKLRTYFVIQGVLYLVGIVLMVVYFSFFASMLGAMMHGFHA, encoded by the coding sequence ATGACGGACGCCTTTTCCGCCCTCGGCCAGGCCGCGCCCGGCCAATCCGTACGCGATCTCGCCCAGCCGCTCGCTTCGGGCAAGGGCTGGATGAAGTTCGTGGGCATCATCTTCATCATCCAGGGCGCGCTCACCGCCATCACCATCGTCGGCATTCTCGTCGCCTGGCTGCCGATCTGGATCGGCGTGCTGCTGCTGCAGTCCTCCAGCGCCATCGAACGCGCCCAGTTGCAAGGCGATGCCGCCGCATTGAAGGAGTCGCTGGCCAAGCTGCGCACCTATTTCGTCATCCAGGGCGTGCTGTATCTGGTCGGCATCGTGCTGATGGTGGTCTATTTCAGCTTCTTCGCCTCGATGCTCGGCGCCATGATGCACGGCTTCCATGCTTGA
- a CDS encoding methyl-accepting chemotaxis protein gives MRLPFRLSLPSRDAARRLAALDHVQAIIEFAPDGTIRHANALFLEIMGYRREELVGQHHRLLVSAEEADGEDYREHWQRLGAGEPRSGLFRRLARDGREVWLRASYLPLTDRRGRVRRIVKFAMDVTAQRQAAADMDGRLRAIDRAQGVAEFDLDGTILNANPVFLNMMGYRLEEVAGRHHRIFVEPSEAARPEYQAFWQRLRQGTYDSAVYRRLGKGGREVWIQATYNPILDASGRPVKVVKYATDITAQTVAAQTLQREVRGLSEAVLNSAARADQANEVARRAMHAAEDGSRAMQDVINTMAAIRESAQSIGGILEIIEAIAFQTNLLSLNAAVEAAQAGKAGRGFAVVAEEVRNLSRRSRAASQEIRDLIANAQQRVDEGTTLVEHTGQAMGHILASITEASRLNGSICADASTQSTGIARVNAAAAQLERVYGTA, from the coding sequence ATGCGACTGCCCTTCCGTCTCAGCCTTCCCTCGCGCGATGCGGCGCGGCGCCTGGCGGCCCTCGATCACGTCCAGGCCATCATTGAATTCGCGCCGGATGGCACCATCCGTCACGCCAATGCGCTGTTTCTGGAGATCATGGGCTACCGGCGCGAGGAGCTCGTCGGCCAGCACCATCGGCTATTGGTGAGCGCCGAGGAAGCCGATGGCGAGGACTATCGCGAACATTGGCAACGTCTGGGCGCCGGCGAGCCTCGCAGCGGGCTCTTCCGGCGCCTGGCCCGCGATGGGCGCGAGGTCTGGCTGCGGGCCTCCTACCTGCCCTTGACCGACCGCCGTGGCCGCGTCCGCCGCATCGTCAAGTTTGCGATGGACGTCACCGCGCAGCGCCAGGCCGCCGCCGACATGGACGGCCGGCTGCGCGCCATCGACCGCGCCCAGGGCGTGGCGGAGTTCGACCTGGACGGCACCATCCTGAACGCCAACCCGGTCTTCCTGAACATGATGGGTTACCGGCTGGAGGAAGTGGCCGGCCGGCACCATCGCATCTTCGTCGAGCCGTCCGAGGCCGCACGCCCCGAATACCAGGCCTTCTGGCAACGCCTGCGGCAGGGCACCTACGACTCGGCGGTCTACCGCCGACTCGGCAAGGGCGGTCGCGAAGTGTGGATCCAGGCGACCTACAACCCGATACTCGATGCCTCCGGCCGGCCGGTGAAAGTAGTCAAGTACGCCACCGACATCACTGCGCAGACGGTGGCCGCGCAGACCCTGCAGCGCGAGGTCCGCGGCCTTTCCGAGGCGGTGCTGAACAGCGCCGCGCGGGCCGACCAGGCCAACGAGGTGGCCCGCCGGGCAATGCATGCCGCCGAGGACGGCAGCCGCGCCATGCAGGACGTGATCAACACCATGGCGGCGATCCGCGAGAGCGCCCAATCCATCGGCGGCATCCTCGAGATCATCGAGGCCATCGCCTTCCAGACCAACCTGCTTTCGCTCAATGCGGCGGTCGAGGCGGCCCAGGCCGGCAAGGCGGGGCGCGGCTTTGCCGTGGTCGCCGAGGAGGTGCGCAACCTGTCGCGCCGCAGCCGCGCCGCCTCGCAGGAAATCCGCGACCTGATCGCCAACGCGCAGCAGCGGGTCGACGAGGGTACCACCCTGGTCGAACACACCGGCCAGGCCATGGGCCACATCCTGGCCTCGATCACCGAGGCCAGCCGCCTGAACGGCAGCATCTGCGCGGATGCCTCGACACAGTCGACCGGCATCGCGCGGGTCAATGCGGCAGCCGCGCAGCTCGAGCGGGTCTACGGCACGGCTTGA
- the hppD gene encoding 4-hydroxyphenylpyruvate dioxygenase codes for MNAQPNLGMQVTTFENPMGIDGFEFVEFAAPAGRAGELHELFRKMGFSAVLRHVSRPITVYRQGGVNFLVNEDPDAFAAEFAAQHGPCACGFAIRFRRPAGEVHRRVLELGASEPGRAATRAVDAPVIEGIGGAMLYLVDRYGERGSIYDGDYRPVPGAEPNPKGFGLTFIDHLTHNLYFGHMQQWSDYYERLFNFREIRYFDIKGAKTGLVSKAMTAPDGIVRIPLNESSDPKSQINEFLEAYHGEGIQHVALFTDDIYATVEAMRAAGVSFLDTPDAYYEVIDRRIPNHGEDVARLRRNKILIDADPDTKQRKLLQIFTENVIGPIFFEIIQRKGNEGFGEGNFQALFESIERDQMRRGVL; via the coding sequence ATGAACGCCCAGCCCAACCTCGGCATGCAGGTCACCACGTTCGAGAACCCGATGGGCATCGACGGCTTCGAGTTCGTCGAGTTCGCCGCGCCGGCCGGCCGGGCCGGCGAGTTGCACGAGCTCTTCCGCAAGATGGGGTTCAGCGCGGTGCTCCGGCACGTGTCGCGACCGATCACCGTGTACCGCCAGGGCGGGGTGAACTTCCTGGTCAACGAGGACCCGGACGCCTTCGCCGCCGAGTTCGCCGCACAGCACGGCCCGTGCGCGTGCGGTTTCGCGATCCGTTTCCGCCGGCCGGCCGGTGAGGTGCATCGGCGCGTGCTCGAACTCGGCGCCAGCGAGCCGGGGCGGGCCGCGACGCGCGCGGTGGACGCGCCGGTGATCGAGGGCATCGGCGGCGCCATGCTCTATCTCGTCGACCGCTACGGCGAGCGCGGCAGCATCTACGACGGCGACTACCGGCCGGTGCCGGGCGCCGAGCCGAACCCGAAGGGTTTTGGGCTCACCTTCATCGACCATCTCACCCACAACCTCTATTTCGGCCACATGCAGCAGTGGTCGGACTACTACGAGCGGCTGTTCAATTTCCGCGAGATCCGCTATTTCGACATCAAGGGCGCCAAGACCGGCCTGGTGTCCAAGGCGATGACCGCGCCCGACGGCATCGTGCGCATTCCGCTCAATGAGTCGTCCGACCCCAAGAGCCAGATCAACGAGTTCCTGGAGGCCTACCACGGCGAGGGCATCCAGCACGTGGCCCTGTTCACCGACGACATCTACGCCACGGTGGAGGCGATGCGCGCGGCCGGGGTGAGCTTCCTCGACACGCCCGATGCGTACTACGAAGTGATCGACCGGCGCATTCCCAACCACGGCGAGGACGTGGCGCGTCTGCGTCGCAACAAGATCCTGATCGACGCGGACCCGGACACCAAGCAGCGCAAGCTGTTGCAGATCTTCACCGAGAACGTGATCGGCCCGATCTTCTTCGAGATCATCCAGCGCAAGGGCAACGAGGGTTTCGGCGAGGGCAACTTCCAGGCGCTGTTCGAGTCGATCGAGCGCGACCAGATGCGGCGCGGCGTGCTGTGA
- a CDS encoding phosphoketolase family protein, translating to MPALSDDLLRRMHDYWCAANYLTVGQIYLCDNPLLEEPLADAHIKQRLLGHWGTTAGLNFIYTHLNRAIRQYDLDMIYVIGPGHGGPGLVAHTYLEGSYTEVYPHISRDRAGLRQLFRQFSWPYGVPSHVAPETPGSIHEGGELGYALSHAYGAAFDNPGLIVSCVVGDGEAETGPAATGWHSNKFINPLRDGAVLPILHLNGYKIANPTVLARIPERELIQLFSGYGHAPIVVAGDDPTTMHRAFAAALDKAIRAIGRIQRSARTGGGPLPRPRWPMIILRTPKGWTGPKAVDGLPVEGTWRAHQVPLPRPRDAAQRKVLEDWLRSYRPHELFDRDGRLRDDLAALPPTGRRRMGANPHANGGELLQPLDLPDFRAYALDVRQPGQLEAEATRVLGQWLREVMARSLPQANFRLFGPDETASNRLDAVYAASVKTWMEETLPTDVDLAPDGRVMEILSEHQCQGWLEGYLLTGRHGLFNCYEAFIHIVDSMVNQHAKWLKVTRKLNWRPPIASLNYLLSSHVWRQDHNGFSHQDPGFIDHVINKKSEVVRVYLPPDANCLLSVADHCLRSRHYINVIIAGKQPAWQWLDMETAVRHCTAGAGIWDWASSAAEDPEVVMACAGDVPTMETLAAVMLLREYVPDLRVRVVNVVDLMVLEPVGEHPHGMSDDQFDRLFTRDKPVIFAFHGYPTVIHKLTYRRHNHDNFHVRGYREEGTTTTPFDMLVLNNLDRFQLALDVILRVPRLAPLREAAVQRYWSDIERHRLYVSEYGIDLPDIRDWRWQDARAGRTHGHQRG from the coding sequence ATGCCCGCCCTATCCGACGACCTGCTCCGCCGCATGCACGACTACTGGTGCGCGGCCAACTACCTCACCGTCGGCCAGATCTACCTGTGCGACAACCCGCTGCTGGAAGAGCCGCTGGCCGATGCCCACATCAAGCAGCGCCTGCTCGGCCACTGGGGGACGACCGCCGGGCTCAACTTCATCTACACCCACCTCAACCGCGCGATCCGCCAGTACGACCTGGACATGATCTACGTGATCGGTCCCGGGCACGGCGGCCCGGGCCTGGTCGCGCATACCTACCTGGAAGGCTCCTACACCGAGGTCTACCCGCACATCAGCCGCGACCGTGCCGGCCTGCGCCAGCTGTTCCGGCAGTTTTCCTGGCCCTACGGCGTGCCCAGTCACGTCGCCCCGGAAACGCCGGGCTCGATCCACGAGGGCGGCGAGCTCGGCTACGCGCTTTCGCACGCCTACGGCGCGGCCTTCGACAACCCCGGGCTCATCGTCAGCTGCGTCGTCGGCGACGGCGAGGCGGAAACCGGGCCGGCCGCGACCGGCTGGCATTCCAACAAGTTCATCAATCCGCTGCGCGACGGCGCGGTGCTGCCGATCCTGCACTTGAACGGCTACAAGATCGCCAACCCGACCGTGCTCGCCCGCATTCCCGAGCGCGAGCTGATCCAGCTCTTCAGCGGTTACGGCCATGCGCCGATCGTGGTGGCCGGCGATGATCCGACGACGATGCACCGCGCCTTCGCCGCGGCGCTGGACAAGGCGATCCGCGCGATCGGGCGCATCCAGCGCAGCGCACGGACAGGCGGCGGCCCGCTGCCGCGGCCGCGCTGGCCGATGATCATCCTGCGCACGCCCAAGGGCTGGACCGGCCCGAAGGCAGTGGACGGCCTGCCGGTGGAAGGCACCTGGCGCGCGCACCAGGTGCCCTTGCCGCGCCCGCGCGATGCGGCGCAGCGCAAGGTGCTGGAGGACTGGCTGCGCAGCTACCGGCCGCATGAGCTGTTCGACCGCGACGGCCGGCTGCGCGACGATCTGGCCGCGCTGCCGCCGACCGGCCGCCGGCGCATGGGCGCCAACCCGCATGCCAACGGCGGCGAGCTGCTCCAACCGCTCGACCTGCCCGATTTCCGCGCCTACGCGCTCGACGTCCGGCAACCCGGCCAGCTCGAGGCCGAGGCCACCCGCGTGCTCGGCCAGTGGCTGCGCGAGGTGATGGCGCGCAGCCTGCCACAGGCCAACTTCCGCCTGTTCGGCCCGGACGAAACCGCCTCCAACCGGCTGGACGCGGTCTATGCGGCCAGCGTCAAGACCTGGATGGAGGAAACCCTGCCGACCGACGTCGACCTCGCCCCGGACGGGCGGGTGATGGAGATCCTGAGCGAACACCAGTGCCAGGGCTGGCTGGAAGGCTACCTGCTCACCGGCCGGCACGGCCTGTTCAACTGCTACGAGGCGTTCATCCACATCGTCGACTCGATGGTCAACCAGCACGCCAAGTGGCTGAAGGTGACCCGCAAGCTGAACTGGCGTCCGCCGATCGCCTCGCTCAACTATCTGCTCTCCTCGCACGTGTGGCGGCAGGACCACAACGGTTTCTCGCACCAGGACCCGGGCTTCATCGACCACGTCATCAACAAGAAATCCGAAGTCGTGCGGGTGTACCTGCCGCCGGACGCCAACTGCCTGCTCTCGGTGGCCGACCACTGCCTGCGCAGCCGCCATTACATCAACGTGATCATCGCCGGCAAGCAGCCGGCCTGGCAGTGGCTGGACATGGAAACGGCGGTGCGCCACTGCACCGCCGGCGCCGGCATCTGGGACTGGGCCAGCAGCGCGGCGGAGGACCCGGAGGTGGTGATGGCCTGCGCCGGCGACGTGCCGACCATGGAGACGCTGGCCGCGGTCATGCTGCTGCGCGAGTACGTGCCCGACCTGCGCGTGCGCGTGGTCAACGTGGTCGACCTGATGGTGCTCGAACCGGTGGGCGAGCATCCGCACGGCATGAGCGACGACCAGTTCGACCGCCTGTTCACCCGCGACAAGCCGGTGATCTTCGCCTTCCACGGCTATCCCACGGTGATCCACAAGCTCACCTATCGCCGGCACAACCACGACAACTTCCACGTGCGCGGCTATCGCGAGGAAGGCACCACGACGACGCCGTTCGACATGCTGGTGCTCAACAACCTCGACCGCTTCCAGCTCGCGCTCGACGTCATCCTGCGCGTGCCGCGTCTGGCACCGCTGCGCGAGGCGGCCGTGCAGCGCTACTGGTCGGACATCGAGCGGCACCGGCTCTACGTCAGCGAATACGGCATCGACCTGCCCGACATCCGCGACTGGCGCTGGCAGGATGCGCGCGCCGGCCGCACGCACGGGCATCAACGGGGCTGA
- a CDS encoding GAF domain-containing protein, translating into MTTREAARLLGVSIGTVQKWVETGALAAWKTPGGHRRLRRGAVLGLLSSHATPAGSAADAAEFVAASAPDYPVGPDESERLAALRRSGLFGSGPDAVFDRIVRVAAQLTDAPLALLTLLGSRRQWFKSRLGTELAETPRAWAFCNHTILAPRLLVVHDAAGDPRFAANPLVTGPTQLRFYAGMALRDPDGFALGALCVLDSRPRQLSSGQRQAFGELAALAADRLRGMLQPR; encoded by the coding sequence ATGACTACGCGCGAGGCCGCGCGGCTGCTCGGCGTGTCCATCGGTACGGTGCAGAAATGGGTCGAGACCGGGGCGCTCGCGGCGTGGAAGACGCCGGGCGGCCACCGGCGCTTGCGGCGCGGTGCCGTGCTCGGCCTGCTCTCCAGCCATGCCACGCCGGCTGGCAGTGCGGCGGACGCGGCGGAATTCGTCGCCGCAAGCGCGCCGGATTACCCGGTCGGTCCCGATGAGTCCGAGCGCCTGGCGGCCTTGCGCCGCTCGGGCCTGTTCGGCAGCGGGCCCGATGCGGTGTTCGATCGCATCGTGCGTGTCGCCGCCCAGCTGACCGACGCCCCGCTCGCCCTGCTGACCCTGCTCGGCAGTCGCCGGCAGTGGTTCAAGTCGCGTCTGGGCACGGAGCTTGCGGAGACGCCGCGGGCCTGGGCCTTCTGCAACCACACCATCCTGGCGCCGAGGCTGCTGGTGGTGCATGACGCCGCCGGCGATCCGCGCTTTGCCGCCAATCCGCTGGTGACCGGCCCGACGCAACTACGCTTCTACGCCGGCATGGCGCTGCGCGATCCCGACGGCTTCGCGCTCGGGGCGCTGTGCGTGCTGGACAGCCGTCCGCGCCAGCTGTCGTCGGGTCAGCGGCAGGCGTTCGGCGAGCTGGCGGCGCTGGCCGCCGACCGCCTGCGTGGGATGCTTCAGCCCCGTTGA
- a CDS encoding tryptophan 2,3-dioxygenase: MNDNLRALETGIETDLEGRLTYGGYLRLDRLLTAQQPRSVPPQHDEMLFIVQHQVSELWLKLLIHELKAALELLRRDEVWRTRKVLARCKTVLRQLTEQWAVLETLTPSEYLGFRDSLGPASGFQSLQYRIVEFLLGNKNADMLRVFAHDPEGQAALRSVLEAPSLYEVFLGYLARFGHAVPASQLDRDFSLPHVADPALLAVFERIYGDTDRYWREYALCEDLVDLETQFQLWRFRHLRTVQRIIGFRRGTGGSSGVSFLKKALDLEFFPELFAVRGTLASPP; this comes from the coding sequence ATGAACGACAACTTGCGTGCGCTCGAGACGGGCATCGAGACCGATCTCGAAGGCCGCCTCACCTATGGCGGTTACCTGCGCCTGGACCGGCTATTGACCGCGCAGCAGCCCCGCTCGGTACCGCCGCAGCACGACGAGATGCTGTTCATCGTGCAGCACCAGGTCAGTGAGCTGTGGCTCAAGCTGCTGATCCACGAGCTCAAGGCGGCGCTGGAACTGCTGCGCCGCGATGAGGTCTGGCGTACCCGCAAGGTGCTGGCGCGCTGCAAGACGGTGCTGCGCCAGCTCACCGAGCAGTGGGCCGTGCTGGAGACGCTGACGCCCTCGGAGTACCTGGGCTTTCGCGACAGCCTGGGGCCGGCCTCGGGCTTCCAGTCGCTGCAATACCGCATCGTCGAGTTTCTGCTCGGCAACAAGAACGCGGACATGCTGCGGGTGTTTGCCCACGACCCGGAAGGCCAGGCTGCGCTGCGTTCGGTGCTGGAGGCGCCCAGCCTGTACGAGGTATTTCTCGGTTATCTCGCCCGCTTCGGCCATGCGGTGCCGGCCAGCCAGCTCGATCGCGACTTTTCCCTGCCGCACGTGGCCGACCCAGCCCTGCTGGCGGTGTTCGAGCGCATCTACGGCGACACCGATCGCTACTGGCGCGAGTACGCGTTGTGCGAGGACCTGGTCGATCTGGAGACGCAGTTCCAGCTCTGGCGGTTCCGCCACCTGCGCACGGTGCAGCGGATCATCGGTTTCCGGCGCGGCACCGGCGGTTCCTCCGGCGTGTCGTTCCTCAAGAAGGCGCTGGATCTCGAGTTTTTCCCCGAGCTGTTCGCCGTGCGCGGCACGCTGGCGTCGCCGCCATAG